In Panthera leo isolate Ple1 chromosome B3, P.leo_Ple1_pat1.1, whole genome shotgun sequence, a single genomic region encodes these proteins:
- the DIS3L gene encoding DIS3-like exonuclease 1 isoform X4 — translation MTVMTRPRETPRASPCPQDFRVVVRIDSWESTSVYPNGHFVRVLGRIGDLEGEIATILVENSISVVPFSEAQMCEMPVNTPGNPWKVSPEEEQERQDLRETHLVFSIDPKGCEDVDDALSVRTLDNGHLELGVHIADVTHFVAPNSYIDIEARTRATTYYLADRRYDMLPSTLSADLCSLLGGVDRYAVSVMWELDKTYEIKKVWYGRTIIRSAYKLFYEAAQELLDGNFNIVDDIPEFRDLDEKTRQARLEELAWAIGKLTDIARHVRAKRDGCGALELEGVEVRVQLDEKKNIHDLIPKQPLEVHETVAECMILANHWVAKKIWESFPHQALLRQHPPPHQEFFSELRECAKAKGFFIDTRSNKTLADSLDNANDPNDPIVNRLLRSMAMQAMSNALYFSTGSCAEEEFHHYGLALDKYTHFTSPIRRYSDIIVHRLLMAAISKDKKMEMKDNLFSNKDLEELCRHINNRNRAAQHSQKQSTELFQCMYFKDKDPENEERCVSDGVIYSIRTNGVLLFIPRFGIKGAAYLKNKDGLVISCTPDGRSEWKPGSLQRFQNKITSTTTGGESVTFHLFDHVTVRISVQASRCHSDTIRLEIISNKPYMSPDTELFHQSSLLLKSDLVKEVTRSVEEAQLAQEVKVNVIQEDYQKYCQTKGRSLYMLLEEIRDLALLDVSNSYGM, via the exons ATGACAGTGATGACAAGGCCTCGGGAGACCCCCCGAGCGAGCCCATGCCCACAG GACTTCAGGGTAGTTGTGCGCATCGACTCCTGGGAGTCAACATCCGTGTATCCAAATGGACATTTTGTGCGTGTGTTAGGAAGAATCGGGGATCTGGAAGGGGAAATTGCAACCATCttggtggaaaacagtatttcGGTGGTCCCTTTCTCCGAAGCTCAG ATGTGTGAGATGCCAGTAAACACACCAGGAAATCCCTGGAAGGTGAGTCCTGAAGAGGAACAAGAACGTCAAGACTTGAGGGAAACCCATCTTGTATTCAGCATCGACCCGAAAGGCTGTGAAGATGTGGATGACGCACTCTCCGTCAGAACCTTAGATAACGGCCACTTGGAACTTGGGGTCCACATTGCAGATGTGACACACTTTGTGGCACCAAATTCGTATATTGACATCGAAGCCAGAACAAG GGCCACCACTTATTATTTAGCAGACCGGCGCTATGACATGCTGCCCTCCACGCTCAGCGCCGATTTGTGCTCTCTTCTGGGAGGCGTTGATAG GTATGCTGTAAGTGTCATGTGGGAATTGGATAAAACCTATGAAATTAAGAAAGTGTGGTATGGCAGAACCATTATCCGATCAGCATACAAACTGTTCTATGAAGCAGCCCAGGAACTGCTGGACGGAAACTTCAACATTGTCGATGATATTCCAGAATTCAGAGACCTGGATGAGAAGACCAGACAAGCCAGGCTAGAGGAGCTAGCATGGGCCATTGGAAAGTTGACCGACATTGCACGCCACGTCCGAGCTAAACGAGACGGTTGTGGCGCCCTGGAACTGGAAGGGGTAGAGGTTCGTGTTCAGCTGGatgagaaaaagaacattcaTGACCTCATCCCCAAGCAGCCCCTGGAGGTCCATGAGACGGTGGCTGAATGCATGATCCTGGCCAACCACTGGGTAGCCAAGAAGATCTGGGAGAGCTTCCCGCATCAGGCCTTGTTACGCCAACACCCTCCTCCACACCAGGAGTTTTTTTCTGAACTGCGAGAATGTGCTAAAGCAAAAGGCTTCTTCATAGATACACG GTCCAATAAAACACTGGCTGATTCTCTGGATAACGCGAATGACCCCAACGATCCCATTGTAAACAGGTTGCTGCGATCGATGGCCATGCAGGCGATGTCTAATGCACTGTATTTCTCCACTGGGTCGTGTGCAGAGGAAGAGTTCCATCATTATG GCCTTGCATTGGATAAATATACTCACTTTACTTCTCCAATAAGAAGATACTCAGATATCATAGTACACCGATTGTTAATGGCGGCCATctcaaaagataagaaaatggaaatgaaggaCAATTTGTTCAGCAACAAAGATCTTGAGGAATTATGCAGACATATCAACAACAGAAACCGA GCAGCACAGCATTCTCAGAAACAGTCCACTGAGCTCTTCCAGTGCAtgtattttaaagacaaagatcCAGAAAATGAGGAGCGTTGCGTATCTGATGGGGTCATATATTCAATTAGAACAAATGGCGTGCTTCTATTTATACCAAG GTTTGGGATTAAAGGGGCTgcttatctaaaaaataaagatggtttGGTGATCTCCTGCACCCCAGATGGCCGTTCTGAATGGAAACCAGGATCCCTGCAGcgatttcaaaacaaaatcacCTCTACCACAACAGGAGGGGAATCTGTTACGTTCCATTTGTTTGACCACGTAACA GTGAGAATATCTGTACAGGCCTCCCGCTGCCATTCTGATACAATCAGGCTCGAAATAATAAGCAACAAACCGTACATGTCACCAGATACAGAACTATTTCATCAGAGCTCCCTCTTGCTAAAGAGTGATTTAGTGAAAGAAGTAACCAGATCTGTGGAGGAAGCTCAGCTTGCCCAAGAAGTCAAAGTAAACGTCATCCAGGAAGATTATCAAAAATACTGCCAAACAAAGGGAAGAAGCCTGTACATGCTTCTAGAAGAGATAAGGGACCTAGCTCTTCTGGATGTTTCGAACAGTTATGGAATGTGA
- the DIS3L gene encoding DIS3-like exonuclease 1 isoform X3 — MIPDWKVVQDYLEILEFPELKGIIFMQTACQTVQHQRGRRQYNKLRNLLRDARHDCILFANEFQQFCYLPRERGESMEKWQTRSIYNAAVWYYHHCQDRMPIVMVTEDEEAIQQYGSETEGVFVISFKNYLDNFWPDLKAARELCDSILQSRRERENESQESHGKEYTEHLPLEVLEAGIKSGRYIQGILNVNKHRAQIEAFVRLQGASCKDSGLASDILIHGMKARNRSIHGDVVVVELLPKNEWKGRTTALCENDSDDKASGDPPSEPMPTGRVVGILQKNWRDYVVTFPSKEEVQSQGKNAQKILVTPWDYRIPKIRISTQQAETLQDFRVVVRIDSWESTSVYPNGHFVRVLGRIGDLEGEIATILVENSISVVPFSEAQMCEMPVNTPGNPWKVSPEEEQERQDLRETHLVFSIDPKGCEDVDDALSVRTLDNGHLELGVHIADVTHFVAPNSYIDIEARTRATTYYLADRRYDMLPSTLSADLCSLLGGVDRYAVSVMWELDKTYEIKKVWYGRTIIRSAYKLFYEAAQELLDGNFNIVDDIPEFRDLDEKTRQARLEELAWAIGKLTDIARHVRAKRDGCGALELEGVEVRVQLDEKKNIHDLIPKQPLEVHETVAECMILANHWVAKKIWESFPHQALLRQHPPPHQEFFSELRECAKAKGFFIDTRSNKTLADSLDNANDPNDPIVNRLLRSMAMQAMSNALYFSTGSCAEEEFHHYGLALDKYTHFTSPIRRYSDIIVHRLLMAAISKDKKMEMKDNLFSNKDLEELCRHINNRNRAAQHSQKQSTELFQCMYFKDKDPENEERCVSDGVIYSIRTNGVLLFIPRFGIKGAAYLKNKDGLVISCTPDGRSEWKPGSLQRFQNKITSTTTGGESVTFHLFDHVTVRISVQASRCHSDTIRLEIISNKPYMSPDTELFHQSSLLLKSDLVKEVTRSVEEAQLAQEVKVNVIQEDYQKYCQTKGRSLYMLLEEIRDLALLDVSNSYGM; from the exons ACAGTATAACAAATTGCGAAACCTCCTGAGGGATGCCCGTCATGATTGCATTCTCTTTGCTAACGAATTCCAACAGTTCTGCTACCTCCCTCGGGAGAGAGGAGAATCCATGGAAAAGTGGCAGACCAG GAGCATATACAATGCAGCCGTTTGGTATTATCACCACTGCCAGGATAGGATGCCAATCGTTATGGTGACAGAAGACGAAGAGGCTATTCAGCAGTATGGAAGCGAAACCGAAGGAGTGTTTGTGATTTCTTTCAAG AATTACCTGGACAATTTCTGGCCTGATTTAAAGGCCGCCCGCGAGCTTTGTGACTCCATCCTTCAGTCTCGacgggaaagagagaatgagagtcaGGAGAGCCACGGGAAGGAGTACACAGAACATCTTCCCCTGGAAGTGTTGGAAGCCGGCATTAAATCCGGACGCTACATCCAG gGAATCCTGAATGTCAACAAACACAGGGCCCAGATAGAAGCTTTCGTTCGACTTCAAGGAGCCAGCTGCAAAGATTCAG GTTTGGCCAGTGACATCCTAATCCACGGCATGAAGGCTCGAAACCGCTCAATTCATGGAGACGTGGTAGTCGTAGAACTGCTCCctaaaaatgaatggaaaggaagaacCACGGCCCTGTGTGAGAATGACAGTGATGACAAGGCCTCGGGAGACCCCCCGAGCGAGCCCATGCCCACAG gCAGAGTGGTGGGCATCCTTCAGAAGAACTGGCGGGATTACGTGGTGACATTTCCATCCAAAGAAGAGGTCCAATCTCAGGGCAAAAATGCTCAGAAAATCCTAGTTACGCCTTGGGATTACAGAATCCCCAAGATCCGAATTAGCACTCAGCAAGCAGAAACCCTCCAG GACTTCAGGGTAGTTGTGCGCATCGACTCCTGGGAGTCAACATCCGTGTATCCAAATGGACATTTTGTGCGTGTGTTAGGAAGAATCGGGGATCTGGAAGGGGAAATTGCAACCATCttggtggaaaacagtatttcGGTGGTCCCTTTCTCCGAAGCTCAG ATGTGTGAGATGCCAGTAAACACACCAGGAAATCCCTGGAAGGTGAGTCCTGAAGAGGAACAAGAACGTCAAGACTTGAGGGAAACCCATCTTGTATTCAGCATCGACCCGAAAGGCTGTGAAGATGTGGATGACGCACTCTCCGTCAGAACCTTAGATAACGGCCACTTGGAACTTGGGGTCCACATTGCAGATGTGACACACTTTGTGGCACCAAATTCGTATATTGACATCGAAGCCAGAACAAG GGCCACCACTTATTATTTAGCAGACCGGCGCTATGACATGCTGCCCTCCACGCTCAGCGCCGATTTGTGCTCTCTTCTGGGAGGCGTTGATAG GTATGCTGTAAGTGTCATGTGGGAATTGGATAAAACCTATGAAATTAAGAAAGTGTGGTATGGCAGAACCATTATCCGATCAGCATACAAACTGTTCTATGAAGCAGCCCAGGAACTGCTGGACGGAAACTTCAACATTGTCGATGATATTCCAGAATTCAGAGACCTGGATGAGAAGACCAGACAAGCCAGGCTAGAGGAGCTAGCATGGGCCATTGGAAAGTTGACCGACATTGCACGCCACGTCCGAGCTAAACGAGACGGTTGTGGCGCCCTGGAACTGGAAGGGGTAGAGGTTCGTGTTCAGCTGGatgagaaaaagaacattcaTGACCTCATCCCCAAGCAGCCCCTGGAGGTCCATGAGACGGTGGCTGAATGCATGATCCTGGCCAACCACTGGGTAGCCAAGAAGATCTGGGAGAGCTTCCCGCATCAGGCCTTGTTACGCCAACACCCTCCTCCACACCAGGAGTTTTTTTCTGAACTGCGAGAATGTGCTAAAGCAAAAGGCTTCTTCATAGATACACG GTCCAATAAAACACTGGCTGATTCTCTGGATAACGCGAATGACCCCAACGATCCCATTGTAAACAGGTTGCTGCGATCGATGGCCATGCAGGCGATGTCTAATGCACTGTATTTCTCCACTGGGTCGTGTGCAGAGGAAGAGTTCCATCATTATG GCCTTGCATTGGATAAATATACTCACTTTACTTCTCCAATAAGAAGATACTCAGATATCATAGTACACCGATTGTTAATGGCGGCCATctcaaaagataagaaaatggaaatgaaggaCAATTTGTTCAGCAACAAAGATCTTGAGGAATTATGCAGACATATCAACAACAGAAACCGA GCAGCACAGCATTCTCAGAAACAGTCCACTGAGCTCTTCCAGTGCAtgtattttaaagacaaagatcCAGAAAATGAGGAGCGTTGCGTATCTGATGGGGTCATATATTCAATTAGAACAAATGGCGTGCTTCTATTTATACCAAG GTTTGGGATTAAAGGGGCTgcttatctaaaaaataaagatggtttGGTGATCTCCTGCACCCCAGATGGCCGTTCTGAATGGAAACCAGGATCCCTGCAGcgatttcaaaacaaaatcacCTCTACCACAACAGGAGGGGAATCTGTTACGTTCCATTTGTTTGACCACGTAACA GTGAGAATATCTGTACAGGCCTCCCGCTGCCATTCTGATACAATCAGGCTCGAAATAATAAGCAACAAACCGTACATGTCACCAGATACAGAACTATTTCATCAGAGCTCCCTCTTGCTAAAGAGTGATTTAGTGAAAGAAGTAACCAGATCTGTGGAGGAAGCTCAGCTTGCCCAAGAAGTCAAAGTAAACGTCATCCAGGAAGATTATCAAAAATACTGCCAAACAAAGGGAAGAAGCCTGTACATGCTTCTAGAAGAGATAAGGGACCTAGCTCTTCTGGATGTTTCGAACAGTTATGGAATGTGA
- the DIS3L gene encoding DIS3-like exonuclease 1 isoform X2: MLQKREKVLLLRTFQGRTLRIVREHYLRPSVPCNSPLCPQPATCRNDGKLLSSDVTHYMIPDWKVVQDYLEILEFPELKGIIFMQTACQTVQHQRGRRQYNKLRNLLRDARHDCILFANEFQQFCYLPRERGESMEKWQTRSIYNAAVWYYHHCQDRMPIVMVTEDEEAIQQYGSETEGVFVISFKNYLDNFWPDLKAARELCDSILQSRRERENESQESHGKEYTEHLPLEVLEAGIKSGRYIQGILNVNKHRAQIEAFVRLQGASCKDSGLASDILIHGMKARNRSIHGDVVVVELLPKNEWKGRTTALCENDSDDKASGDPPSEPMPTGRVVGILQKNWRDYVVTFPSKEEVQSQGKNAQKILVTPWDYRIPKIRISTQQAETLQMCEMPVNTPGNPWKVSPEEEQERQDLRETHLVFSIDPKGCEDVDDALSVRTLDNGHLELGVHIADVTHFVAPNSYIDIEARTRATTYYLADRRYDMLPSTLSADLCSLLGGVDRYAVSVMWELDKTYEIKKVWYGRTIIRSAYKLFYEAAQELLDGNFNIVDDIPEFRDLDEKTRQARLEELAWAIGKLTDIARHVRAKRDGCGALELEGVEVRVQLDEKKNIHDLIPKQPLEVHETVAECMILANHWVAKKIWESFPHQALLRQHPPPHQEFFSELRECAKAKGFFIDTRSNKTLADSLDNANDPNDPIVNRLLRSMAMQAMSNALYFSTGSCAEEEFHHYGLALDKYTHFTSPIRRYSDIIVHRLLMAAISKDKKMEMKDNLFSNKDLEELCRHINNRNRAAQHSQKQSTELFQCMYFKDKDPENEERCVSDGVIYSIRTNGVLLFIPRFGIKGAAYLKNKDGLVISCTPDGRSEWKPGSLQRFQNKITSTTTGGESVTFHLFDHVTVRISVQASRCHSDTIRLEIISNKPYMSPDTELFHQSSLLLKSDLVKEVTRSVEEAQLAQEVKVNVIQEDYQKYCQTKGRSLYMLLEEIRDLALLDVSNSYGM, from the exons ACAGTATAACAAATTGCGAAACCTCCTGAGGGATGCCCGTCATGATTGCATTCTCTTTGCTAACGAATTCCAACAGTTCTGCTACCTCCCTCGGGAGAGAGGAGAATCCATGGAAAAGTGGCAGACCAG GAGCATATACAATGCAGCCGTTTGGTATTATCACCACTGCCAGGATAGGATGCCAATCGTTATGGTGACAGAAGACGAAGAGGCTATTCAGCAGTATGGAAGCGAAACCGAAGGAGTGTTTGTGATTTCTTTCAAG AATTACCTGGACAATTTCTGGCCTGATTTAAAGGCCGCCCGCGAGCTTTGTGACTCCATCCTTCAGTCTCGacgggaaagagagaatgagagtcaGGAGAGCCACGGGAAGGAGTACACAGAACATCTTCCCCTGGAAGTGTTGGAAGCCGGCATTAAATCCGGACGCTACATCCAG gGAATCCTGAATGTCAACAAACACAGGGCCCAGATAGAAGCTTTCGTTCGACTTCAAGGAGCCAGCTGCAAAGATTCAG GTTTGGCCAGTGACATCCTAATCCACGGCATGAAGGCTCGAAACCGCTCAATTCATGGAGACGTGGTAGTCGTAGAACTGCTCCctaaaaatgaatggaaaggaagaacCACGGCCCTGTGTGAGAATGACAGTGATGACAAGGCCTCGGGAGACCCCCCGAGCGAGCCCATGCCCACAG gCAGAGTGGTGGGCATCCTTCAGAAGAACTGGCGGGATTACGTGGTGACATTTCCATCCAAAGAAGAGGTCCAATCTCAGGGCAAAAATGCTCAGAAAATCCTAGTTACGCCTTGGGATTACAGAATCCCCAAGATCCGAATTAGCACTCAGCAAGCAGAAACCCTCCAG ATGTGTGAGATGCCAGTAAACACACCAGGAAATCCCTGGAAGGTGAGTCCTGAAGAGGAACAAGAACGTCAAGACTTGAGGGAAACCCATCTTGTATTCAGCATCGACCCGAAAGGCTGTGAAGATGTGGATGACGCACTCTCCGTCAGAACCTTAGATAACGGCCACTTGGAACTTGGGGTCCACATTGCAGATGTGACACACTTTGTGGCACCAAATTCGTATATTGACATCGAAGCCAGAACAAG GGCCACCACTTATTATTTAGCAGACCGGCGCTATGACATGCTGCCCTCCACGCTCAGCGCCGATTTGTGCTCTCTTCTGGGAGGCGTTGATAG GTATGCTGTAAGTGTCATGTGGGAATTGGATAAAACCTATGAAATTAAGAAAGTGTGGTATGGCAGAACCATTATCCGATCAGCATACAAACTGTTCTATGAAGCAGCCCAGGAACTGCTGGACGGAAACTTCAACATTGTCGATGATATTCCAGAATTCAGAGACCTGGATGAGAAGACCAGACAAGCCAGGCTAGAGGAGCTAGCATGGGCCATTGGAAAGTTGACCGACATTGCACGCCACGTCCGAGCTAAACGAGACGGTTGTGGCGCCCTGGAACTGGAAGGGGTAGAGGTTCGTGTTCAGCTGGatgagaaaaagaacattcaTGACCTCATCCCCAAGCAGCCCCTGGAGGTCCATGAGACGGTGGCTGAATGCATGATCCTGGCCAACCACTGGGTAGCCAAGAAGATCTGGGAGAGCTTCCCGCATCAGGCCTTGTTACGCCAACACCCTCCTCCACACCAGGAGTTTTTTTCTGAACTGCGAGAATGTGCTAAAGCAAAAGGCTTCTTCATAGATACACG GTCCAATAAAACACTGGCTGATTCTCTGGATAACGCGAATGACCCCAACGATCCCATTGTAAACAGGTTGCTGCGATCGATGGCCATGCAGGCGATGTCTAATGCACTGTATTTCTCCACTGGGTCGTGTGCAGAGGAAGAGTTCCATCATTATG GCCTTGCATTGGATAAATATACTCACTTTACTTCTCCAATAAGAAGATACTCAGATATCATAGTACACCGATTGTTAATGGCGGCCATctcaaaagataagaaaatggaaatgaaggaCAATTTGTTCAGCAACAAAGATCTTGAGGAATTATGCAGACATATCAACAACAGAAACCGA GCAGCACAGCATTCTCAGAAACAGTCCACTGAGCTCTTCCAGTGCAtgtattttaaagacaaagatcCAGAAAATGAGGAGCGTTGCGTATCTGATGGGGTCATATATTCAATTAGAACAAATGGCGTGCTTCTATTTATACCAAG GTTTGGGATTAAAGGGGCTgcttatctaaaaaataaagatggtttGGTGATCTCCTGCACCCCAGATGGCCGTTCTGAATGGAAACCAGGATCCCTGCAGcgatttcaaaacaaaatcacCTCTACCACAACAGGAGGGGAATCTGTTACGTTCCATTTGTTTGACCACGTAACA GTGAGAATATCTGTACAGGCCTCCCGCTGCCATTCTGATACAATCAGGCTCGAAATAATAAGCAACAAACCGTACATGTCACCAGATACAGAACTATTTCATCAGAGCTCCCTCTTGCTAAAGAGTGATTTAGTGAAAGAAGTAACCAGATCTGTGGAGGAAGCTCAGCTTGCCCAAGAAGTCAAAGTAAACGTCATCCAGGAAGATTATCAAAAATACTGCCAAACAAAGGGAAGAAGCCTGTACATGCTTCTAGAAGAGATAAGGGACCTAGCTCTTCTGGATGTTTCGAACAGTTATGGAATGTGA
- the DIS3L gene encoding DIS3-like exonuclease 1 isoform X1 encodes MLQKREKVLLLRTFQGRTLRIVREHYLRPSVPCNSPLCPQPATCRNDGKLLSSDVTHYMIPDWKVVQDYLEILEFPELKGIIFMQTACQTVQHQRGRRQYNKLRNLLRDARHDCILFANEFQQFCYLPRERGESMEKWQTRSIYNAAVWYYHHCQDRMPIVMVTEDEEAIQQYGSETEGVFVISFKNYLDNFWPDLKAARELCDSILQSRRERENESQESHGKEYTEHLPLEVLEAGIKSGRYIQGILNVNKHRAQIEAFVRLQGASCKDSGLASDILIHGMKARNRSIHGDVVVVELLPKNEWKGRTTALCENDSDDKASGDPPSEPMPTGRVVGILQKNWRDYVVTFPSKEEVQSQGKNAQKILVTPWDYRIPKIRISTQQAETLQDFRVVVRIDSWESTSVYPNGHFVRVLGRIGDLEGEIATILVENSISVVPFSEAQMCEMPVNTPGNPWKVSPEEEQERQDLRETHLVFSIDPKGCEDVDDALSVRTLDNGHLELGVHIADVTHFVAPNSYIDIEARTRATTYYLADRRYDMLPSTLSADLCSLLGGVDRYAVSVMWELDKTYEIKKVWYGRTIIRSAYKLFYEAAQELLDGNFNIVDDIPEFRDLDEKTRQARLEELAWAIGKLTDIARHVRAKRDGCGALELEGVEVRVQLDEKKNIHDLIPKQPLEVHETVAECMILANHWVAKKIWESFPHQALLRQHPPPHQEFFSELRECAKAKGFFIDTRSNKTLADSLDNANDPNDPIVNRLLRSMAMQAMSNALYFSTGSCAEEEFHHYGLALDKYTHFTSPIRRYSDIIVHRLLMAAISKDKKMEMKDNLFSNKDLEELCRHINNRNRAAQHSQKQSTELFQCMYFKDKDPENEERCVSDGVIYSIRTNGVLLFIPRFGIKGAAYLKNKDGLVISCTPDGRSEWKPGSLQRFQNKITSTTTGGESVTFHLFDHVTVRISVQASRCHSDTIRLEIISNKPYMSPDTELFHQSSLLLKSDLVKEVTRSVEEAQLAQEVKVNVIQEDYQKYCQTKGRSLYMLLEEIRDLALLDVSNSYGM; translated from the exons ACAGTATAACAAATTGCGAAACCTCCTGAGGGATGCCCGTCATGATTGCATTCTCTTTGCTAACGAATTCCAACAGTTCTGCTACCTCCCTCGGGAGAGAGGAGAATCCATGGAAAAGTGGCAGACCAG GAGCATATACAATGCAGCCGTTTGGTATTATCACCACTGCCAGGATAGGATGCCAATCGTTATGGTGACAGAAGACGAAGAGGCTATTCAGCAGTATGGAAGCGAAACCGAAGGAGTGTTTGTGATTTCTTTCAAG AATTACCTGGACAATTTCTGGCCTGATTTAAAGGCCGCCCGCGAGCTTTGTGACTCCATCCTTCAGTCTCGacgggaaagagagaatgagagtcaGGAGAGCCACGGGAAGGAGTACACAGAACATCTTCCCCTGGAAGTGTTGGAAGCCGGCATTAAATCCGGACGCTACATCCAG gGAATCCTGAATGTCAACAAACACAGGGCCCAGATAGAAGCTTTCGTTCGACTTCAAGGAGCCAGCTGCAAAGATTCAG GTTTGGCCAGTGACATCCTAATCCACGGCATGAAGGCTCGAAACCGCTCAATTCATGGAGACGTGGTAGTCGTAGAACTGCTCCctaaaaatgaatggaaaggaagaacCACGGCCCTGTGTGAGAATGACAGTGATGACAAGGCCTCGGGAGACCCCCCGAGCGAGCCCATGCCCACAG gCAGAGTGGTGGGCATCCTTCAGAAGAACTGGCGGGATTACGTGGTGACATTTCCATCCAAAGAAGAGGTCCAATCTCAGGGCAAAAATGCTCAGAAAATCCTAGTTACGCCTTGGGATTACAGAATCCCCAAGATCCGAATTAGCACTCAGCAAGCAGAAACCCTCCAG GACTTCAGGGTAGTTGTGCGCATCGACTCCTGGGAGTCAACATCCGTGTATCCAAATGGACATTTTGTGCGTGTGTTAGGAAGAATCGGGGATCTGGAAGGGGAAATTGCAACCATCttggtggaaaacagtatttcGGTGGTCCCTTTCTCCGAAGCTCAG ATGTGTGAGATGCCAGTAAACACACCAGGAAATCCCTGGAAGGTGAGTCCTGAAGAGGAACAAGAACGTCAAGACTTGAGGGAAACCCATCTTGTATTCAGCATCGACCCGAAAGGCTGTGAAGATGTGGATGACGCACTCTCCGTCAGAACCTTAGATAACGGCCACTTGGAACTTGGGGTCCACATTGCAGATGTGACACACTTTGTGGCACCAAATTCGTATATTGACATCGAAGCCAGAACAAG GGCCACCACTTATTATTTAGCAGACCGGCGCTATGACATGCTGCCCTCCACGCTCAGCGCCGATTTGTGCTCTCTTCTGGGAGGCGTTGATAG GTATGCTGTAAGTGTCATGTGGGAATTGGATAAAACCTATGAAATTAAGAAAGTGTGGTATGGCAGAACCATTATCCGATCAGCATACAAACTGTTCTATGAAGCAGCCCAGGAACTGCTGGACGGAAACTTCAACATTGTCGATGATATTCCAGAATTCAGAGACCTGGATGAGAAGACCAGACAAGCCAGGCTAGAGGAGCTAGCATGGGCCATTGGAAAGTTGACCGACATTGCACGCCACGTCCGAGCTAAACGAGACGGTTGTGGCGCCCTGGAACTGGAAGGGGTAGAGGTTCGTGTTCAGCTGGatgagaaaaagaacattcaTGACCTCATCCCCAAGCAGCCCCTGGAGGTCCATGAGACGGTGGCTGAATGCATGATCCTGGCCAACCACTGGGTAGCCAAGAAGATCTGGGAGAGCTTCCCGCATCAGGCCTTGTTACGCCAACACCCTCCTCCACACCAGGAGTTTTTTTCTGAACTGCGAGAATGTGCTAAAGCAAAAGGCTTCTTCATAGATACACG GTCCAATAAAACACTGGCTGATTCTCTGGATAACGCGAATGACCCCAACGATCCCATTGTAAACAGGTTGCTGCGATCGATGGCCATGCAGGCGATGTCTAATGCACTGTATTTCTCCACTGGGTCGTGTGCAGAGGAAGAGTTCCATCATTATG GCCTTGCATTGGATAAATATACTCACTTTACTTCTCCAATAAGAAGATACTCAGATATCATAGTACACCGATTGTTAATGGCGGCCATctcaaaagataagaaaatggaaatgaaggaCAATTTGTTCAGCAACAAAGATCTTGAGGAATTATGCAGACATATCAACAACAGAAACCGA GCAGCACAGCATTCTCAGAAACAGTCCACTGAGCTCTTCCAGTGCAtgtattttaaagacaaagatcCAGAAAATGAGGAGCGTTGCGTATCTGATGGGGTCATATATTCAATTAGAACAAATGGCGTGCTTCTATTTATACCAAG GTTTGGGATTAAAGGGGCTgcttatctaaaaaataaagatggtttGGTGATCTCCTGCACCCCAGATGGCCGTTCTGAATGGAAACCAGGATCCCTGCAGcgatttcaaaacaaaatcacCTCTACCACAACAGGAGGGGAATCTGTTACGTTCCATTTGTTTGACCACGTAACA GTGAGAATATCTGTACAGGCCTCCCGCTGCCATTCTGATACAATCAGGCTCGAAATAATAAGCAACAAACCGTACATGTCACCAGATACAGAACTATTTCATCAGAGCTCCCTCTTGCTAAAGAGTGATTTAGTGAAAGAAGTAACCAGATCTGTGGAGGAAGCTCAGCTTGCCCAAGAAGTCAAAGTAAACGTCATCCAGGAAGATTATCAAAAATACTGCCAAACAAAGGGAAGAAGCCTGTACATGCTTCTAGAAGAGATAAGGGACCTAGCTCTTCTGGATGTTTCGAACAGTTATGGAATGTGA